ATCGTCGTCACCGCCACCCGCACCGCCCGTACCGTCGACGAGACGCTCGCGCCGGTCACCATCATCACCCGCCAGGACATCGAGCGCCTGCAGCCGCAGTCGGTGGTGGACCTGTTTCGCGGCCTGCCCGGCGTGAGCTTCGCCAACAACGGGGGGCGTGGCAAGCAGACCTCCCTGTTCCTGCGCGGCACCGAGTCGGATCATGTGCTGGTGCTCATCGATGGGGTGAAAGTCGGTTCCGCCACCGCGGGGCAGGCCGCCTTCCAGGATCTGCCGGTGGACCTTATCGACCGCATCGAGATCGTGCGCGGTCCACGCTCCAGCCTTTACGGTTCGGAAGCCATCGGCGGCGTCATCCAGATCTTCACGCGGCGCGGTGGCCAGGGCTTCACGCCCTCGTTCAGCATCGGCGCAGGGACCGATCACCACTACAAGGGCACGGCCAGCGTGAGTCAGCGCAACGACCACGGCTGGATCAGCCTGAGCCTGAGCCGTGAGCTGACCGACGGCTTCAACTCCTGCCGGGTCGAGGCCGCGGGCGTCGGCGGCTGCTACACCGCCGAACCCGACCGGGACGGCTACGACAACAACTCGGGCAGCCTGAATGCCGGTTACCGCTTCGGCGGCGGCACCGAGGTGGCCTTCAACTGGATGAAGACCGACGCCGAGTCGAAGTTCGACGGCAGCTACCAGAACAGCGCCAAGTCCAGCCAGGAAGTGGCGGGCCTGAAGCTCTCGGTGAAGCCGTTCGCGCCGTGGACCTCGAGCGTGTCGGTCGGGGTGAGCAAGGATCACGCGAACAACTACCTGAACGGCGTCTATGCCAGCACCTTCGACACCCAGCGCACCACCGGCACCTGGCAGAACGACCTGATGCTCGGCAAGGCGGTGACCCTGACCGTGGGGGTCGATGCGCAGCGCGACGAGATCGACAGCAGCACCGCCTACGCCGAGCGCGCGCGCGACAACACCGGCGTGTTCGCCCTCCTGCAGGCGGATGTCGGGGTGCATGAATTGCAGCTGTCGGTGCGTCGTGACGACAACGAGCAGTTCGGCCGGCACACCACCGGCTCGGTGGCCTGGGGCATGGGCCTGACGCCGGCGATCCGGCTGGTGGCCTCCTATGCCACCGCGTTCAAGGCACCCACCTTCAACGAGCTCTACTTCCCGTTCTACGGCAAGGCCGACCTGCGCCCCGAGACCTCGGATACCGTGGAACTGGGCCTGCGCGGCGAGCACGGCTGGGGGCGCTGGACGGTGAACGTGTTCGAGTCCGACGTGGAGGACCTGATCGCCTACGATGCTTCGATCTTCCTGGCCAACAACGTCGATTCGGCACGTATCCAGGGCGCCGAGGCCACGCTGGCGACCACGCTGGCGGGCATCGACGTGCGCGGCAGTCTCACCCTGCTCGATACCAGCAACGAATCCGACAACGCCTACCAGGGCAACTGGCTTGCCCGTCGCCCGGCCCAGTCGGCCCGTCTCGACCTGGATCGCGCCATCGGCCCGGTGCGTGTCGGCGCCACGGTCGTGGCCGAAGGCAAGCGCTACGACGATCTGGCCAACGAGCATCGCCTGGGCGGCTACGCCACCCTCGATCTGCGTGCCGAATACGCCTTTGCGCCGCACTGGCGCGTGCAGGCGACGCTGGGCAACGTCTTCGACAAGGCCTACGAGACGGCGCGTTTCTATCGCCAGCAAGGGCGCAACGTGTTCCTCACCCTGCGCTACGCGCCGGGGCGGTAAGCGCGCATGAGCCTGGCCCCCGGCGCAGATGCGCAAGGCCCGGTTTCGGGCGACACTACGGACTTCGTCGTGTCGTCCGGAGCCCTGCGTCGGGGAATGTTCGCCCGCAAGAGAGCCTTCTTCATTCTCGGCCTGTTGTGCCTGAGCAGCGTGCTGGCGGTGCTCCTCGCCTTGCGCGCGGGCAGCGTCGGTGCCGGCTGGGGCGACGTGATCGCCGCGCTGGGCGGCCATGTGGATACCACCCTGACCGCCGTGGTGCGCGAACTGCGCCTGCCACGTGCGATGGCCGCCTTCGCCAGCGGCGGCCTGCTGGCCCTGGCCGGGGCGCTGATGCAGGTGCTGCTGCGCAATCCGCTGGCTGATCCCTATGTGCTGGGCGTGTCCGGCGGGGCGGCGGTGGGGGCGCTGTCGGCGATCTTCCTCGGCTGGGCGAGCTGGCTGGTGGACGCCTCGGCGTTCGCCGGGGCCTTCGGCGCCATGGTGCTGGTGTTCGGCCTGGCACGGGGCGACGGCTCCTGGACCCAGAGCCGTCTGCTGCTCACCGGGGTGATCGTGGCCGCCGGCTGTGGTGCGGTGGTGGTGTTCATGCTGGTCATGACCACCGACACCCGCGTGCAGTCCATGCTGTTCTGGCTCACCGGCGACGTCTCCGGTGCGGCCCGCCCGTGGCCGGCGCTGTTCGTGCTGGTGGCGGGCCTGGTCGCGATCCTGCCCTTCGCGCGCGACCTGAACGTGCTGGCGCGTGGCGAGCTGGGGGCGCAGGCGCTGGGGGTGGGCACGCGCGGGCTGCGGGTGTGGGTCTATGTGCTCGCCTCGGTGCTCACCGCCGCGGCGGTGACGCTGGTGGGGCTGGTGGGCTTCGTCGGCCTGATCGTGCCGCATCTGGTGCGCCTGGCAATCGGCAACGACCAGCGCCTGCTGCTGCCCGCCGCCGTCCTCGCCGGCGGCACCCTGCTCACGGTGGCCGACACCGCTGCGCGCACGCTGGTGGCGCCGACCCAGTTGCCGGTGGGTGTGCTCACCGCCCTGATCGGCGTGCCGGTGTTCCTGTTCCTGCTGATCCGCCATCCGCGATGAGTGCCCATCCCACCTTGCTCGAAGCCGACGCGCTGGCGGTGCAGATCGGTGAGCGCTGGATCTGCTGCGATCTGTCCATGCGCATCGCGGCGGGCGAACGCCTGGTCTTGCTGGGACCCAACGGCGCCGGCAAGACCACCTTGCTGCACACCCTGGCCGGCCTGCGCGAGGCACAGCGCGGGAGCGTGCGCCTGTTGGGGCGGGCGCTGGCCGACTGGCCGGCACGGGAGCTCGCCTGTGAGCGGGGGGTGCTGCCGCAACGCCAGCCGGACTGGTTCTCCGCCACGGTGATGGAGACCGCCCTGGTGGGTCGCCATCCGCACCTGGGGCGCTGGGCCTGGGAGGGCCCGGAAGACATGCGCATCGCCACCGAATCGCTGACGCGCATGGGGCTGGAGAAGATGCCCGAGCGCAACATCCTGGCCCTGTCCGGGGGCGAGCGCCAGCGCCTGGCCATCGCCAGCCTGCTCGCCCAGCAGCCGGCGCTGTATCTGCTCGACGAACCGCTCTCCCATCTCGACCTGCACTACCAGATGGTGGTGCTGGACCATTTCACGCGCCTGGCCCGCGCCGGTGCCGGGGTCGTCGCCGTGCTCCACGACCTGAACCTGGCGGCCCGCTTCGCCGACCACGTGGTGCTGCTCGACGGGCACGGCCACATGGTGTCGGGCACCGCCGACACGGTGTTGCGCGCCGATGTGCTCAGCGCCGCCTTCGGCCATCCGATCCGGCGCCACGTCATCGACGGCCAGGTCGCGTTCCTGCTCGATTGAGGTTTCCCATGCGTTTTCTTGTTGCGTGCCTGATGCTCGCCCTGCTGGGCGTCGCCCAGGCCCGCGCGGGCGAGTGCCCGCGCATCGTCAGTCAGTCGCCCTACCTGACCATGGCGCTGCAGTGGCTGGATCGGGGAGCGTGCATCGTCGGCGTCTCCCGCTACGACACTTTCCGTCCCGAGCTGCCGCGCACCGGCGGGGTGCTCGACCCCGACGCCGAGGTGATGACGCTGCTCGAGCCCGATCTGGTGGTCACTTCCACCTGGGTCGATGCGGACGTGATGGCGCTGTCGGTGCCGCGTGGCACGCGGGTGCGGCGCCTGGGTGGCTTCGAGTCGATGGCGCAGGCCGAGCGGATGCTCACCGATCTGGCACGCATCACCGGCTCGCCCCGGGCCGACCGCGCCGCCGGCTTTCATCGCGCCTGGCGCACGCGGGCGGCGGCCAGTGGCGCTCACGGCGAGCGGGTGTTGCTGCTGACCGCGTGCACCGGCACGCCCTATTCGTACGGCCGCCGGCACATGCTCGGCGACCTGTTCCAGACGGCCGGCTTCGACGTGGTCGATGCCGACACCCGGGTGCGCGCGGTGCGTCCCGGCGAGGCCTTCCCGACCCTCGAGGCCTTGCTGGCCCACTTCCGGCCCGACATCGTCTTCACCTTCGATCGCGCTGCGGCCGAACGGTGCCGTGTCGTCGTCACGCAGGCGAATCAGCGTATTGTTCACCTGAGCGGCGACGACTTCCTCAACCCGGGCCCGCGCCAGCTCGACGGGCTCGAGGCGCTGGCCCGCGTGATGCACGAGAACCACAATGACCGAAACGACTGACAAAGACGCGCGCCACAATGCGCGCATGGCCCGCAAGAAGGCCGTGGTGGATGAAAAAATCGCCCGCGCGACCCGCGAACAGGGCGTGCTGCTGGTCAATACCGGCAACGGCAAGGGTAAGTCGAGCGCCGGCTTCGGCCTCATCGCCCGGGCCCTCGGCCATGGCCAGCAGGTGGGGGTGGTGCAGTTCATCAAGGGCCGCTCCGATACCGGTGAGGAGGCCTTCTGGCGGCGCCAGCCGGGGGTGCGCTGGCACGTGATGGGCGAGGGCTTCACCTGGGAGACGCAGGACCGTCAGCGCGACATCGAGAAGGCGCAGGCGGCCTGGGCCGTGGCGCGCGAGATGCTCGCCGACGCGGCCATCGGCCTGGTGGTGCTCGACGAGCTCAACATCGCGCTCAAGTACGGTTATCTGGATGCGGACACCGTCATTGCCGATCTGCAGGCCCGGGCGCCGATGCAGCATGCGGTGGTGACCGGCCGCGGCGCGCCGCCGGCACTCATCGATGCCGCGGATACGGTTACCGAGATGCGCCCGGAGAAACATGCCTTCGCCGCCGGTATCCAGGCGATGCCCGGCATGGAGTATTGAGCATGAGTGGATCTCGCCCCGTTCAGCCCGGCTGGGTCTATCTGGTGGGCGCCGGCCCCGGCGATGCCGAGCTGCTCACCTTGCGGGCCGACGCCATCATCCGCGCGGCGGACGTGGTGGTCTACGACAACCTCGTCGGCGACGAGGTGATGGCCCGGATGCCGGCCGGATGCACACGCATCTACGTGGGCAAGAAGGCCGCCAACCACAGCATGAGGCAGGCCGACATCTGCGCCTTGCTGGTCCGGCTCGCGCGCGAGGGCCACCGGGTGCTGCGCCTCAAGGGCGGCGACCCCTACGTGTTCGGGCGCGGCGGCGAGGAGGCCGAGACGCTGGTGGCGGCGGGCGTCCCCTTCGAAGTGGTGCCGGGCGTGACCGCGGCGTCGGGCATCAGCGCCTACGCGGGCATCCCGCTCACCCACCGGGATCACGCCCAGAGCGTCGTCTTCGCCACCGGCCACAAAAAAGAAGGGCCGGTGGATCTCGACTGGTCCGCCCTGGCGCGCCCGAAGCAGACCGTGGTGATCTACATGGGCGTCTCGCGCATCGCCGAGATCGCTGCGCAGCTGGTCGCCCACGGGCTGCCCGAGACCACCCCTGCCGCCCTGGTACGCCGCGGTACGCTCCCGGACCAGTTCGTCGTCGTCGCCACCCTGGCCGACCTGGCCGACAAGGCGGAGGCCGCCAGCATCAAGCCGCCGGCGCTGATGATCATCGGCACCGTGGTGACGATGGCACCGACGCTGGGGTGGTTCCAGGGCGGCTGAGCGCGCCCGTTTCGATCCTTAAACGGAAAAAGCCCAGTCGCGATGACTGGGCTTTTTGGTGTCCTGGTAGGCCGTGCGTGGCTCGAACACGCGACCAACGGATTAAAAGTCCGCTGCTCTACCAACTGAGCTAACGACCCGTAAGGAAGGGCGCATTATAGGTAGCACCCGTAACGCTGTCAACCTTATGTGTTGCCGTTTTCCGCGTAACGCGTCGGATCGGGAATGTCCGCTTCCTGAAAGCCGGCGCGGCGCAGCTTGCAGGCCTCGCAGCGGCCGCAGGCACGGCCACTGTCGTCGGCCTGATAGCAGGTGACGGTCTGGGCGTAGTCGACGCCCAGCGCGGTGCCGGTACGGATGATCTGGGCCTTGCTCATCTCGATCAGCGGAGCGTGGATGGTGAGCTTCTCTCCCTCCACGCCGGCCTTGGTGGCCAGGTTGGCCATGGTCTCGAAGGCCTGGATGAAGGCGGGGCGGCAGTCGGGATAACCGGAGTAGTCCACCGCGTTGACGCCCACGAAGATGTCGTGCGCCCCGAGGACCTCGGCCCAGGCCATGGCGATGGAGAGCATCACGGTATTGCGCGCCGGTACGTAGGTGACCGGGATGGGACTGGCGGCCTCGTCGCGTGCTTCGGTGGGCACGTCGATGGCCGGGTCGGTGAGCGCGGAGCCGCCGAACTGGCCCAGGCCCACGCGGGCGAGCCGGTGTTCGCGGGCGCCAAGGGCGTCGGCGACCCGCTTCGAGGCGGACAGCTCGGCGGCATGGCGCTGCCCGTAGGCGACGGACAGGGCGTAGCACTCGAAGCCCATGTCGAGGGCGATGGCCAGGCAGGTGGCCGAGTCGAGGCCGCCGGAGAGGAGCACGACGGCGCGTTTGACGGGAGGTGTCTGTTCGGTTTCGGTCATGGCATGACGAGTGTCGGTGGGGTCAACGACCGCGTGCGTCGGCCCACAGGATCTTGTGCAGCTGCATCTGGAAGCGGACCGGCAGGCGGTCGCGGACGATCCATTCGGCCAGCGCGGCGGGTTCGAGCGCGCCGGCGACGGGGGACAGCAGCACCTTGCAACGATCGGTCAGCCGGTGAGCGCTGATCTGCTCGGCGGCCCAGCGGTAGTCGGCGGCGTCGGCGACGACGATCTTCACTTCGTCGTCTCGGCGCAGGTGGTCGAGATTGGCCCAGCGGTTCTTGTCCGCTTCGCCCGACCCGGGGGCCTTGAGGTCCATGATGCGGGCGACGCGCGGGTCCACCGGGGCGATATCGAGGGCGCCGCTGGTCTCGAGGGAGACTTCGTGGCCGGCGTCGCACAGGGCGCTCAGCAGCGCCAGGCAGGCCTTCTGCGCCAGTGGCTCGCCGCCGGTGACGCACACCTGGGGCAGACCGTGGCCGGCGACCTCGGCGAGGATCTCGTCGATCGCCATGGTGGTGCCGCCGTGGAAGGCGTATTCGGTGTCGCACCAGGTGCAGCGCAGGGGGCAGCCGGTGAGGCGCACGAACACCGTGGGCAGGCCGATGCGGCTGGCCTCGCCCTGGACGGAAGCGAAGATTTCCGTCACCCGCAGGCGGGTGACGGAAGGGTTTTCACGCATGCGTTCGCGTTCCGGTCAGCCGCCGAGGCGTTGCTTCGCCGACTTGGCGGCAGCGCTGTCGGGGTAGCGTTCGATGACGCCCTGAAGCGTCTTCTGTTCGAGCTTGCGCTCGCCCAGGGCGCGCTGGCAGTTGGCGACGCCGAGCAGGGCGTCCGGTGCGCGCGGATCGTCCGGCCACTGGTTGACCACCGCGTTGAAGTGCTCGGAGGCGCGGTTGATGTCCTTGGCCTGGAGGGCGGCGCTGCCGGCCCAGAAATGGGCGCTGGGCAGGAAGCTGCTGCTCGGGTACTTGGCGACGAAGGCGTCGAAGGCCGCGGCGGCATCGCCGTACTTGCCGCCCTTGAGCAGGTTCAGGGCCGACTCGTAGTCGGCGGACTCGGCCGCCGGGTCCACCGGTCCGGCCGGGCCGGCGCCGGTCTCGAGACGCCGCAGGCGCTCGTCCAGGTCGACGTAGAAGTCCTTCTGGCGCTTCTGCACCGACTCCATGGTGTGGCCGAGCAACTCGACGTCACCGCGCAGGCGGGCCACTTCGGCCTTGAGCGCCTCGATCTGGTTGGCCAGGTCGAGCTGCGCGCGCGAAGACGCCTCGAGCGCCTGCAGGCGGGCGTTGTAGTCCTCCCGCATCCGCATCAGTTCCTTGCGCGCTTCGGTGTCGTCGAACAGACCGGCATGCGCCGGCAGCGAGGCTGCCAGCGCAAGCACGGCGATCCACTGGCGCGTGCGCGCCATCAGAACTCACCCGAGTAGAGCATGTCGCCACGACGGTTCTGGGCGTAGCAGTCCTCGGTGCTGTCGGTGCAGCGCGGCTTCTCCTCGCCGAGGCTGACCGCTTCGATCTGGCCTTCCTTGGCGCCGAGCAGCAGCAGGGCCTTCTTGATGGCGTCGGCGCGCTTCTGGCCGAGGGCGAGGTTGTATTCCCGGCTGCCACGCTCGTCGGCGTTGCCCTGGATCAGCATCTTGATGTCCGGATGGGCGACCAGGAAACGGGCATGGGCCTCGACCAGCGGCATGAATTCGCCACGGATGACGAAGCTGTCGTAGTCGAAGAACACGCTGCGCTTGGACAGCGGGCTTGACGGATCGGTCAGTTCGGCCAGGGAACTGCCGGCGGCCTGGGTGGGGGTGACCGTCGGGATGGTGTCGGGGGTCGTGCGATCCTCGACGGCCGCCCCGCTGTCCTGGGTCATGGGAGTGCTCGAGCAACCGGCCAGCAGGCCGATGACTACGAATGAGGCGGCGAGGGTTGAACGCATGTTTAACTCCTTGGAGTTGTTGAGCGGGGGTCTATGTCGGCTTCGTGGGCCACTTTTACTGCATCAAAGGTCCCCAGGCCGGTTCGCGCACATCAGCTGCCTTGACGGACAGTCTCTGCTTGATGCGTCCGTCGGAAGATACCGCAGAGAGCACGCCTCGGCCACCCACTTCGGTGGCGTAGAGGATCATGCGGCTGTTGGGTGCGAAGCTGGGGGATTCATCGCGGGATGAATCGGTCAGCACGGCGTACTGCCGGGTCGCCAGGTCCATGATGGCCACCTGGAAGCCGTTGGCAGTGCGGGTGATGAAGGTCATCGTGAGGCCGTCGGGCGAGGGCCGCGGGGTCACGTTGTAGCTGCCCTCGAAGGTGACGCGCTCGGCGC
The nucleotide sequence above comes from Nitrogeniibacter mangrovi. Encoded proteins:
- the btuB gene encoding TonB-dependent vitamin B12 receptor, whose protein sequence is MSIRSIVAAMATSLVLPSMSAVADSQGEAIVVTATRTARTVDETLAPVTIITRQDIERLQPQSVVDLFRGLPGVSFANNGGRGKQTSLFLRGTESDHVLVLIDGVKVGSATAGQAAFQDLPVDLIDRIEIVRGPRSSLYGSEAIGGVIQIFTRRGGQGFTPSFSIGAGTDHHYKGTASVSQRNDHGWISLSLSRELTDGFNSCRVEAAGVGGCYTAEPDRDGYDNNSGSLNAGYRFGGGTEVAFNWMKTDAESKFDGSYQNSAKSSQEVAGLKLSVKPFAPWTSSVSVGVSKDHANNYLNGVYASTFDTQRTTGTWQNDLMLGKAVTLTVGVDAQRDEIDSSTAYAERARDNTGVFALLQADVGVHELQLSVRRDDNEQFGRHTTGSVAWGMGLTPAIRLVASYATAFKAPTFNELYFPFYGKADLRPETSDTVELGLRGEHGWGRWTVNVFESDVEDLIAYDASIFLANNVDSARIQGAEATLATTLAGIDVRGSLTLLDTSNESDNAYQGNWLARRPAQSARLDLDRAIGPVRVGATVVAEGKRYDDLANEHRLGGYATLDLRAEYAFAPHWRVQATLGNVFDKAYETARFYRQQGRNVFLTLRYAPGR
- a CDS encoding FecCD family ABC transporter permease — translated: MFARKRAFFILGLLCLSSVLAVLLALRAGSVGAGWGDVIAALGGHVDTTLTAVVRELRLPRAMAAFASGGLLALAGALMQVLLRNPLADPYVLGVSGGAAVGALSAIFLGWASWLVDASAFAGAFGAMVLVFGLARGDGSWTQSRLLLTGVIVAAGCGAVVVFMLVMTTDTRVQSMLFWLTGDVSGAARPWPALFVLVAGLVAILPFARDLNVLARGELGAQALGVGTRGLRVWVYVLASVLTAAAVTLVGLVGFVGLIVPHLVRLAIGNDQRLLLPAAVLAGGTLLTVADTAARTLVAPTQLPVGVLTALIGVPVFLFLLIRHPR
- a CDS encoding ABC transporter ATP-binding protein; its protein translation is MSAHPTLLEADALAVQIGERWICCDLSMRIAAGERLVLLGPNGAGKTTLLHTLAGLREAQRGSVRLLGRALADWPARELACERGVLPQRQPDWFSATVMETALVGRHPHLGRWAWEGPEDMRIATESLTRMGLEKMPERNILALSGGERQRLAIASLLAQQPALYLLDEPLSHLDLHYQMVVLDHFTRLARAGAGVVAVLHDLNLAARFADHVVLLDGHGHMVSGTADTVLRADVLSAAFGHPIRRHVIDGQVAFLLD
- a CDS encoding ABC transporter substrate-binding protein, with product MRFLVACLMLALLGVAQARAGECPRIVSQSPYLTMALQWLDRGACIVGVSRYDTFRPELPRTGGVLDPDAEVMTLLEPDLVVTSTWVDADVMALSVPRGTRVRRLGGFESMAQAERMLTDLARITGSPRADRAAGFHRAWRTRAAASGAHGERVLLLTACTGTPYSYGRRHMLGDLFQTAGFDVVDADTRVRAVRPGEAFPTLEALLAHFRPDIVFTFDRAAAERCRVVVTQANQRIVHLSGDDFLNPGPRQLDGLEALARVMHENHNDRND
- the cobO gene encoding cob(I)yrinic acid a,c-diamide adenosyltransferase, with amino-acid sequence MTETTDKDARHNARMARKKAVVDEKIARATREQGVLLVNTGNGKGKSSAGFGLIARALGHGQQVGVVQFIKGRSDTGEEAFWRRQPGVRWHVMGEGFTWETQDRQRDIEKAQAAWAVAREMLADAAIGLVVLDELNIALKYGYLDADTVIADLQARAPMQHAVVTGRGAPPALIDAADTVTEMRPEKHAFAAGIQAMPGMEY
- the cobA gene encoding uroporphyrinogen-III C-methyltransferase translates to MSGSRPVQPGWVYLVGAGPGDAELLTLRADAIIRAADVVVYDNLVGDEVMARMPAGCTRIYVGKKAANHSMRQADICALLVRLAREGHRVLRLKGGDPYVFGRGGEEAETLVAAGVPFEVVPGVTAASGISAYAGIPLTHRDHAQSVVFATGHKKEGPVDLDWSALARPKQTVVIYMGVSRIAEIAAQLVAHGLPETTPAALVRRGTLPDQFVVVATLADLADKAEAASIKPPALMIIGTVVTMAPTLGWFQGG
- the queC gene encoding 7-cyano-7-deazaguanine synthase QueC yields the protein MTETEQTPPVKRAVVLLSGGLDSATCLAIALDMGFECYALSVAYGQRHAAELSASKRVADALGAREHRLARVGLGQFGGSALTDPAIDVPTEARDEAASPIPVTYVPARNTVMLSIAMAWAEVLGAHDIFVGVNAVDYSGYPDCRPAFIQAFETMANLATKAGVEGEKLTIHAPLIEMSKAQIIRTGTALGVDYAQTVTCYQADDSGRACGRCEACKLRRAGFQEADIPDPTRYAENGNT
- the queE gene encoding 7-carboxy-7-deazaguanine synthase QueE, with the translated sequence MRENPSVTRLRVTEIFASVQGEASRIGLPTVFVRLTGCPLRCTWCDTEYAFHGGTTMAIDEILAEVAGHGLPQVCVTGGEPLAQKACLALLSALCDAGHEVSLETSGALDIAPVDPRVARIMDLKAPGSGEADKNRWANLDHLRRDDEVKIVVADAADYRWAAEQISAHRLTDRCKVLLSPVAGALEPAALAEWIVRDRLPVRFQMQLHKILWADARGR
- the ybgF gene encoding tol-pal system protein YbgF, with the protein product MARTRQWIAVLALAASLPAHAGLFDDTEARKELMRMREDYNARLQALEASSRAQLDLANQIEALKAEVARLRGDVELLGHTMESVQKRQKDFYVDLDERLRRLETGAGPAGPVDPAAESADYESALNLLKGGKYGDAAAAFDAFVAKYPSSSFLPSAHFWAGSAALQAKDINRASEHFNAVVNQWPDDPRAPDALLGVANCQRALGERKLEQKTLQGVIERYPDSAAAKSAKQRLGG
- the pal gene encoding peptidoglycan-associated lipoprotein Pal; the protein is MRSTLAASFVVIGLLAGCSSTPMTQDSGAAVEDRTTPDTIPTVTPTQAAGSSLAELTDPSSPLSKRSVFFDYDSFVIRGEFMPLVEAHARFLVAHPDIKMLIQGNADERGSREYNLALGQKRADAIKKALLLLGAKEGQIEAVSLGEEKPRCTDSTEDCYAQNRRGDMLYSGEF